tcactgttttacagatgaggaaactgaggcttgggggaGCGGATAGCCACTTGGCCATGATCACACTGTAAGTTGCTGGATGATGCACAGTTACAACTCAGCCCCTTTCCTGTCACCCCACTGCATCATAGAGCCCACCAGCTTCGActttggctgggcctggtgggcgTGGCCTCCAGGGCACCGGGTGAGAGGCAGGAGGACCAGGTCTGCCATGTGCTGGGGGCCCTGGCCAGCCCCTACCCTGCACTCTTCGTGACAGAACCCCTAGTAGGTCCTGGGCTGGCTGTTTCTGGGCCAGGTATGATCTTTCTGGCCCTCCCTGTCCCACCTCTGGCATCCCTGTCCCGCCATGGAGGCCTGGTAGCCGCAGAGTGATTTTCCTGCCCCTGTCTTGTTTCCTGATGCACTTTTCCCTCCTGTGTGCTACTCTCTGCCCACCCAGTGGCTCTCTGCTGTCTGTAAGGGGCCCTTCATTGGCCAGCGCTGGTCTCTAGAAGAAGTGCCCCCTCTCCATTCCCCCAAGACCCTTCATTTGCCTAAGGGCTGAACCTGGAATCCTAAGGACATGAGGGTTGGGGATTGAAGCAAACAAGCATTGCCTTTATCCATCACTCTCTGAAGGGAGGCAGTAGTTAGAGTCCCCTGGAAATTCCCTCGGACCCCCAAAACTGGGCAAGGTGTGAATGACCCATCTGGGCTTGGGCGACCTCCTATCGTCCTTCTACCTCTCAGCTGTCCCTTTGTAGCAGGAGCGGCCCCAAACAGTACAGGCCTCTCTGCCCCTCACCggcctcctgccctccctccttccctccaccgGGAATTTCGGAATGAAAGTGCTATTGTGAACGCCTGGCTGGGCCACTGAAGGGCCAGCACTGTTATTTCTGCAAACCAGCCCTCCCATTAGCCATGCAGGGCCCAGGCCAGGAAAATGTTACCTTTCCTCCCCGAGCTGACTGCAGGGGAAATTCTCACATTTACAGTTTGTGCGGTGGTTGTGTTTGGGGGGGCAGTAGGGGAGGGCGGCGCGTGTGTGTGGTTTGCATGGGGTGGAGTGGGGGGCTCCCTCTTCTGCACTgtccctcccctcccagccttTGCTTGGTGCTGGTAGCAGGGGTGCCCCCCTTCTCATCTGAACTCTGGTGGGATGGACGTTGCTGCTTATGAGTGAGACCCACAGGCTTTTGGTAAATAAACTAACGTGCTCCCCTCTCCTCCACACATGAAAACCTGTGCGGGGGAGTCCTGGGTGAGGAGGGTGGCAAGGGGGGCTGCGCAGCCAGCCGGGAGGACGGAAGACAAGGAGGTGGAAACAGGACTCACTGGCTGCTTACAGTGGCCCTGGAAGATGCAGGGAAGTCACAGGGCTTCTGTTTGTCTTTATGATCTTTGGGGGTGGAAAGCCATTGCCCCCATCTCCCCCTGCTTTTGGACCTGGCCACACTGAAGACCTTTTCATGGCACAGCTGTTAATAAACTTACTAGAATCTGCACCCAGTAGGTGTTTTCCAGCAAGTAATGACAATTTTGGTTCCCAGGAAATCCTGCTTGAGATCTAGTCTCAGGCTCTCTTGCTGTACCCCATGGAGTAGCTTTCCCTCGATGGCCTTCCCCTACTTCCCTGTACAGTCCAACGACTGTGCTCCACTTCTCCAGGGCACTTCCGTCCTGTGTCCCGGGATTCCGAAATGGGCTTCTGCAATGGAAGGGCAGCTTCCCTGCTCTGGCCCTGCCCAGCCCCCACTTATGCCCCTCACAAGCCACATCCCCCAAAGACTTACTGGCAGCtggcctgcccagctcccaaGGCTTTGCTATTGTGTGGAAGCTGAAGTTCTCTCCAGTCACATTCATTGTTCAGGCAGAGTGAGGGGCTGGCCAGGGGTGGGCTGTGCGAATCAGCTCACCCACTTgcctctctgccttccaggtctTCTCCAAGATCTTCAGCCATGAGGCCCTGGAGAGTTACCTGCCCAAGATCCAGCTGGTGATCCAGGACACACTGCGTGCCTGGAGCAGCCACCCCGAGGCCATCAACGTGTACCAGGAGGCGCAGAAGCTGACCTTCCGCATGGCCATCCGGGTGCTGCTGGGCTTCAGCATCCCTGAGGAGGACCTTGGGCACCTCTTTGAGGTCTACCAGCAGTTTGTGGACAATGTCTTCTCCCTGCCTGTCGACCTGCCCTTCAGTGGCTACCGGCGGGTGAGCACCCAGGGCCTGGGAGGAGAGGAGCAGGGGCATCCATGAGCCCCCTCTCTGGGGGTGGGTGGCTGACCTGACCCCTGAGATGGGCACCTAGGCACAGGGCACATGGACAAAGGGGAGAGGTGTCAGCGTGGGGTAGGAGGAGGCTGGGGTCGTCCCTGGTGGTCCCGAGGCTCAGATGGGAGCCTACCCTTCCATATGAGTGACAGCCCTCACCTCTGCAGGGCATTCAGGCTCGGCAGATCCTGCAGAAGGGGCTGGAGAAGGCCATCCGGGAGAAGCTGCAGTGCACACAGGGCAAGGACTACTCGGACGCCCTGGACCTCCTCATTGAGAGCAGCAAGGAGCACGGGAAGGAGATGACCATGCAGGAGCTGAAGGTGGGGTGGGCGTGTGCCCCTCACTGGCAGCACCAGCACCCAGGCTCCATTCTGAGCTTTCCCCGGGTGGAAATGTGCCCAGCCATTTCTACCCCCTGTAGTCTGGCCCCACACATGCTTTCTGAGCAGTGGCTGGAGACCTTGAAACTGGAAGCggagtctgtgtccccacccctgCTGTGCAGGATGCCGTGGGGcaccctcccttctctccccatGGCCTGCAGGGAGCTCAGGCCTGGGAATGATCTCAGTTCATTTCCTAGTCCCAATATCCCTGGAAGGCCATCTAGGGAAAGGCAGGCCCACAAGGGGAAACCACTTGCTTGTCACCAGCCTCAGCCCTTGGGGAAGAGCAGGGGAGATTTGGATGTGAGGTATCCTACCCAACCCCCAGCCTTTTCAGGTTGCTGGCACCTTGCatgccctcccaccctcccctcgCCCCCCCACCCCGGGCCCCTGGGGATCCCGGCTGTGCTCCACGCAGGACCTGCTTGCCCTGCTTTAGGCGGATGTTTCACCCGAGGAGGGCTCACTTGCCCATCCCCACCTGGGCTCTGCAGGCCTGCTCCACTGCTGGGTGCCCATggacactcactgcagcctcccctgccCACTATCTTTGCCTCCTCATATTCTAGCTCCAGCTTCTTTCCTGGGGAGCTAAGAAGAGCTGGAGTGGCTTTTCCACTACAAGAAGCTTTGTGATTTATGGATGTCGCCATGGCCAGTAATGGACCCAGGTCCCTTCAttgccctctctgggcctagAGTCCACATTTGTAAAATGCAGGGTGTGCTATGAGATAGCCTGATGGGGCCTTTCTGTGGGGAACCCATGGCCCTGGTGTCCTGCTCCCCAGAAAGCCCTGGCGGGGTCTTTAGGTCCTCTGGGGGTCGCCTTCCCTCAGCCTCATCCCAGGTCTCCAGAGGAGCGGCCCCAGGCTCCCTCCCAGACCCCATTGGCTCCCTGATCACCCACTGAATGTCCTCCTCCTGCGATGGAGGAAGGGGCTGGCACTGGGAGTGGGAAGGCCCGGGTTTAGACTCACATcccccacacatacacacgcacacctGCTGCACAGGGTGTGGCTCCTTgggatttgttctttttctcctgtGAGCCCACTGCATATCAGGCCTGTGGGGCTGGCCCAGGAACCCAGCAGTGAGTGAGAAGTGGCTCCACTCCGAGGGACTCTAGGCCAGTGCTTCTGCCCTCGGTCACAGCAGTTGTGTCTTCTGCCCAGCTAGGGACTGGCTGTGACCCCCGTGTCTATCGTGACACTAATGCCCCGGCAACATGAAGCTCAGAGGAAGCAGAATTCACTGCAGGAACCAGGCAGGGCCCAGCACAGATGACCTGGGCACACGGGCCACTGACTGAATGGGGCGGCCCCTGCCTGGCTGAACCCACACCTCCAACACCTCTCCTCTGTGCCCTGCAGGACGGGACCCTGGAGCTGATCTTTGCGGCCTATGCCACCACGGCCAGCGCCAGCACCTCACTCATCATGCAGCTGCTGAAGCACCCCACTGTGCTGGAGAAGCTGCGGGATGAGCTGCGGGCTCATGGCATCCTGCACAGTGGCGGCTGCCCCTGCGAGGGCACACTGCGCCTGGACACGCTCAGTGGGCTGCGCTACCTGGACTGCGTCATCAAGGAGGTCATGCGCCTGTTCACGCCCATTTCCGGCGGCTACCGCACTGTGCTGCAGACCTTCGAGCTTGATGTGAGGCTGGGCCCGTGGCACCGGGGGCGATGGGGGAGCAGGGGCACCGGGATAGCGGCAAGGCGGGGCACCAGCCTCCATTTCAGGGACTTCAGGCCTGATGGGGGAACAGTGCTTGCTTTCAGGGAGCTTTCAGTCCGATGGGAGAAGTGCGCCCCAAATGCATCAGATGAAGCCAAGTTGGGTGTCATATGTGAAGTCACATGTGCACATCTACAGATAAGGGCTTGGACTAACATGCTGAGTGGGGCAGGCTGGCCAGGCCTTGGGGGCCACAGTGGGGTGTCTCTAGGAAAAGGCAGGTCTTGAACATCTGGGGCTGAGCAGGGAGGGGGCAGTCCTGGGCCCTCTGTGGGCTCCTCTGGCTCTCACCACCCACTCCTTGGCCCCCATCTTGCTCCAGGGTTTCCAGATCCCCAAAGGCTGGAGTGTCATGTATAGCATCCGGGACACCCATGACACAGCGCCCGTGTTCAAAGACGTGAACGTGTTCGACCCCGATCGCTTCAGCCAGGCGCGGAGCGAGGACAAGGATGGCCGCTTCCATTACCTCCCGTTCGGTGGCGGTGTCCGGACCTGCCTGGGCAAGCACCTGGCCAAGCTGTTCCTGAAGGTGCTGGCGGTGGAGCTGGCCAGCACCAGCCGCTTTGAGCTGGCCACGCGGACCTTCCCCCGCATCACCTTGGTCCCCGTCCTGCACCCCGTGGACGGCCTCAGCGTCAAGTTCTTTGGCCTGGACTCCAACCAGAACAAGATCCTGCCGGAGACGGAGGCCATGCTGAGCGCCACAGTCTAACCCaagacccacccgcctcagcccagcccaggcagCGGGGTGGCGGTTGTGGGAGGTAGAAACCTGTGTGTGGGAGGGGGCCGGAACGGGGAGGGCGAGTGGCCCCCATACTTGCCCTCCCTTGCTCCCCCTCCCTGGCAAACCCTACCCAAAGCCAGTGGGCCCCATTCCTAGGGCTGGGCTCCCCTTCTGGCTCCAGCTTCCCTCCAGCCACTCCCCATTTACCATCAGCTCAGCCCCTGGGAAGGGCGTGGCAGGGGCTCTGCATGCCCGTGACAGTGTTAGGTGTCAGCGCGTGCTACAGTGTTTTTGTGATGTTCTGAACTGCTCCCTTCCCTCCGTTCCTTTCGGACCCTTTTAGCTGGGGTTGGGGGACAGGAAGAGCCGTGCCCCCTTTGGTGCACTCTTCAGCGTCTCCTCCTCCTGCGCCCCCACTGCGTCTGCCCAGGAACAGCATCCTGGGTAGCAGAACAGGAGTCAACCTTGGCGGGGCGGGGGCTGCCTCCAACCTGGAGATTGCCCTTCCCTATGCCCCGGTTCCCACCCTCCCTCACCAGTTTGGACAATTTGAAATTACCTATTGCTGCTACTTGTTCTGTCCTCTGACCTTGGGGCAAAGGAGCCCCAGGCCCTGTCTCCCCAGCATCCTCCCTGGTGGCCCTGGGCAGGTGCACTGACACCCCCACCTTCCCATCCCCTGCTGAACCAGGCCCTGTTACACACAGCGGCCTAAGGCCCGCGGCTCATGTGCTGCCCGCCCCCATATTTATTCACTGATAGAGAATCTTGGGGATGCTGGGGTCTGGAGTGAACATCTCCTCCCCTTCATGCCCTAGCCTGTGTTCTAGCTGTCCTGGTGAGACTTCTGTGAGTGAAGAGGAAGGGGTCTCTGGTCAAACCCAGCCCCCAGGCCTAGGGTTGAAAGCCTTCCCTGGCTCCAGGCATTATTTGGGTTTAATCTCGGAGCCTCACTCCTGGACTGAAGTCCAGTGCCTCTGCCTTATCCCTGGTGGAGATGGAATGTGGCCCAttgcctcctccctctcctgtcaAAAACCCTGATCAGGTAGATTTGGAGGCGGCCACGATTTCCTGTTTGGCCCCTGTTCACCCCAGTGCCCCTGACTCCAGGCGTGAGTATGGGGAAGGATACGGGTTCTTCTGACGGGGAGCAAGGGCCTCCGTCTTCCCTTCCTTAACTCTCCCCCTTTGCCCTCCGCCCTGAAAAAGGTGTCCTTGAAGTCCCTTCCACCTCTATGCCACTGTCTGCTTAGCCCAGCTCAGGGGTGGGGAAGAGGCGAAAGCGGGGGGGAGGTGAGCGCAGCGGCAGTTCTGCCTCGGAGCTGATTGCAGGGCCCTGTGTGGTCTCCGGACAGCTGCGGGAAGGCTGCCGCAGCTGAAGCTGAAGAGGTGGCTACGTGCGGTTTGTCAGGGGGATTGGGTTGAAAACTGGCCAGTCGGGATGACTGGGTGAAAGAGGAGTAGCTCCTGCCACTGGCGTTTTGAGTGTTGGCAATTTGGGATGCCTCCTGGGGAAGGTTTCCGGGCCTTTGGTGAGTCTCTAGATTTTTCCTTGCTTTCTGTGTTTATTGGTTTTTGATGTTGTAAAAGCAATGAATCCCCTTtacaagaaaattgaaaacacagAAGAATGAAGGACATGCCAGTCCCCGATCGCTGCTGTGAGCACCTCAGTGGCTCCCTCGGACCAGATCCCGTAGGCAGCCCCACAGACCGACCCTGACCCCACTCACAGCCACCCTGAAGATAGACTATAGGAACGGGCCCGTACCACACAGACTGCTCTCCAATCCCTGAGTCTcagatgtttcatttatttcctacTTTTCCACTACTAAAAAACAGTGTGGAACAGACATTATTGGCAAAATTGATCATCCCTAATCCTGAAAAACAGGCCAGAATGGGTAAAGACTTGTCAAAGCTTGCAACATAGCTACATGGTGCACCCGAACCTGtaccccctccccccaacacAAAACCAGTATCCGGAAGGTTCATTTTCCTTTAAACTGATCCAGCTGGCCCTGAACCAATTGTTTTTGACTGAGTATCTAGGAGAGCAGTAAGTGGAACTTCAGACAAGCCCACTGGGTCTGGTCCAGGTGAGGGGCAGGGGGCATGGGGCTGGGAGGTCTCACGGGCCTTCCCTGGGGGTGGCCAGCCTGGTAGGGGGCAGAGAAGGAAAAGCTGAGGGGGGTCCCtgtgagggaggaaagaaggatcATTTGCCCCGCTGGGTCTCAAAGGCAATGAGAAGAGAGCTGAAGAAAGCTCTGGCTGGCTGACAGGATCCCTGTGTTGTAATTGGTCCCTCCTTTCAGCTCTCTAGTGAGATGCCCGTGtctgtgcgtgtgcgtgtgtgtttcaTACAGCTAGCGTTAGATGGGTGATGTTTCTTACTTATCATCCCTAACTATTGTAACTTGACCTTAAAAAGacaaaaccccacaaaactcTTCCTGCCACGGGCTTGCAGATTGAAGCACTTTCGATGTTGGGCGCTGGCGTTTGTGTTCTGGGCACCACCGTGACCCTGCCCAGATggctataatattattttatacacaaactttttttttcataaatgttatAATTTTGTGTCTGTCTTTATAAACTATTATAAGTACTATTTTTGTTATAATTCAAAATAGATATTTAGTATAAAGTTTTTGctgttaaatatttgttatttagtAAAATGAATTTTGCTCTATTGTAAACATGgttcaaaatattaatatgtttttatCACAGTCGTTTTAATATTGAAAAAGcacttgtgtgttttgttttgatatgAAACTGGTACCGTGTGAGTGTTTTTGCTGTCGTGGTTTTAATCTGTATATAATATTCCATGttgcatattaaaaaaagaatgttgtgCATTTTGTGATTTTGGAAATACTCAATGTGGCTCTTCTATAGGCTTCTAGAATAAACCATGGGGACTCGCCCTTGTCTCCGTTGCCTCTCTGCTCTCTGCCTTCTCAGCCTTACTGAAAGAGTCCTCCCTGGCCACCTGTGTTCACATCAGCACTGCCCATCCACCTTGTCAGTTAGGAAGCTCTTCCCTAAAACCGTCCCGTGAGGCCAGTTTGCCATTCCTTGCATGCAGGCACAGAGGTCTGTGACAGagtcctgggaggaggaggttccctggggagggagagagagaaccgGTCAGCCTAttgggggaggggcagctggGAGGATGCTCCGAGTGTGGCTGTGGCTGGCTGTGCCAGGTGTTTCGAGGCTGGACAGGGGGACTGAGAGCTCTTAGCCTGTCTTGTTAACTTGAGTGAGGACACTGATGTTCACAGTCACGTGGCAAATTAGGGAGCAGAATTCAGTTCTTCTGACGTCTGGGCTCGCGTCCCATGCCAGCACTTCTCAAAGCCTGTTTCATGGGTGTTGTGGGATCAGATAGATTCCATGATCAAATGAGTTTGGGAAATGGGTTAAACACAGTCATCCTGGTTCCCCTTCTGCAGGCCTTGTCAGAACCTTGAGCCCCAG
The genomic region above belongs to Gorilla gorilla gorilla isolate KB3781 chromosome 12, NHGRI_mGorGor1-v2.1_pri, whole genome shotgun sequence and contains:
- the CYP26B1 gene encoding cytochrome P450 26B1 isoform X1; amino-acid sequence: MLFEGLDLVSALATLAACLVSVTLLLAVSQQLWQLRWAATRDKSCKLPIPKGSMGFPLIGETGHWLLQGSGFQSSRREKYGNVFKTHLLGRPLIRVTGAENVRKILMGEHHLVSTEWPRSTRMLLGPNTVSNSIGDIHRNKRKVFSKIFSHEALESYLPKIQLVIQDTLRAWSSHPEAINVYQEAQKLTFRMAIRVLLGFSIPEEDLGHLFEVYQQFVDNVFSLPVDLPFSGYRRGIQARQILQKGLEKAIREKLQCTQGKDYSDALDLLIESSKEHGKEMTMQELKDGTLELIFAAYATTASASTSLIMQLLKHPTVLEKLRDELRAHGILHSGGCPCEGTLRLDTLSGLRYLDCVIKEVMRLFTPISGGYRTVLQTFELDGFQIPKGWSVMYSIRDTHDTAPVFKDVNVFDPDRFSQARSEDKDGRFHYLPFGGGVRTCLGKHLAKLFLKVLAVELASTSRFELATRTFPRITLVPVLHPVDGLSVKFFGLDSNQNKILPETEAMLSATV
- the CYP26B1 gene encoding cytochrome P450 26B1 isoform X3; amino-acid sequence: MGEHHLVSTEWPRSTRMLLGPNTVSNSIGDIHRNKRKVFSKIFSHEALESYLPKIQLVIQDTLRAWSSHPEAINVYQEAQKLTFRMAIRVLLGFSIPEEDLGHLFEVYQQFVDNVFSLPVDLPFSGYRRGIQARQILQKGLEKAIREKLQCTQGKDYSDALDLLIESSKEHGKEMTMQELKDGTLELIFAAYATTASASTSLIMQLLKHPTVLEKLRDELRAHGILHSGGCPCEGTLRLDTLSGLRYLDCVIKEVMRLFTPISGGYRTVLQTFELDGFQIPKGWSVMYSIRDTHDTAPVFKDVNVFDPDRFSQARSEDKDGRFHYLPFGGGVRTCLGKHLAKLFLKVLAVELASTSRFELATRTFPRITLVPVLHPVDGLSVKFFGLDSNQNKILPETEAMLSATV
- the CYP26B1 gene encoding cytochrome P450 26B1 isoform X2 — its product is MKNKTCVLVCGSGFQSSRREKYGNVFKTHLLGRPLIRVTGAENVRKILMGEHHLVSTEWPRSTRMLLGPNTVSNSIGDIHRNKRKVFSKIFSHEALESYLPKIQLVIQDTLRAWSSHPEAINVYQEAQKLTFRMAIRVLLGFSIPEEDLGHLFEVYQQFVDNVFSLPVDLPFSGYRRGIQARQILQKGLEKAIREKLQCTQGKDYSDALDLLIESSKEHGKEMTMQELKDGTLELIFAAYATTASASTSLIMQLLKHPTVLEKLRDELRAHGILHSGGCPCEGTLRLDTLSGLRYLDCVIKEVMRLFTPISGGYRTVLQTFELDGFQIPKGWSVMYSIRDTHDTAPVFKDVNVFDPDRFSQARSEDKDGRFHYLPFGGGVRTCLGKHLAKLFLKVLAVELASTSRFELATRTFPRITLVPVLHPVDGLSVKFFGLDSNQNKILPETEAMLSATV